One genomic window of Erinaceus europaeus chromosome 19, mEriEur2.1, whole genome shotgun sequence includes the following:
- the TKTL2 gene encoding LOW QUALITY PROTEIN: transketolase-like protein 2 (The sequence of the model RefSeq protein was modified relative to this genomic sequence to represent the inferred CDS: inserted 2 bases in 2 codons; deleted 1 base in 1 codon; substituted 9 bases at 9 genomic stop codons): MLRPWKALAFASHHSLDNLVAVFYVNHLGQSGITQIASRIIXGELLLDEILTPFGXNTYSVDGHDVEALCQGNLNNKPIAVVNKPFKDRGIPSLXDAENWHEGPVPKERADAILLKFTEDQTQTNRNQPLNFIPAEDSPQINIKSMKMNCLPDYQVGNKTATGKAXRLAHASKRVLVLDGGTKNIVFSETFXEYLEWFIESFIAEKNMVSMVLGCATPGXGIAALPIQAFDXLPMEAISQTNINLIGSHCGVSMGEAGLFQMVLENVVMFRSIPNCIIFYPSDSTFTEHVICXAANTKEYALFXTIHLETSVFHTPQENFEIGQVKVICENVNDKVIVIGAEVTHHEVLIAADYLSQQVNSVRVIDPSTIKPPDTATIITNTKATGGQVSTVEDEXSEGGIGEALYAVMAREPDILTHQLAVXGMPQSGKPSELLDMFGISARHIIAAVQLYFNELK, encoded by the exons ATGCTGAGACCTTGGAAGGCTCTGGCCTTTGCTTCCCATCACAGTTTGGACAACTTGGTGGCAGTCTTCTATGTGAACCACTTGGGACAAAGTGGTATCACACAGATAGCTAGCAGAATCATCTAGGGTGAACTACTTTTGGATGAAATACTTACTCCGTTTGGGTGAAATACTTACTCTGTTGATGGTCACGATGTGGAGGCTCTGTGCCAAGGAAACTTGAACAACAAGCCCATTGCAGTAGTCAACAAGCCCTTCAAGGACCGGGGCATCCCCAGCCTCTAGGATGCAGAAAATTGGCATGAAGGGCCAGTG CCAAAAGAAAGAGCAGATGCCATCTTGCTCAAGTTCACTGAGGACCAGACACAGACCAACAGGAATCAACCACTGAACTTCATCCCTGCTGAAGATTCACCTCAAATCAACATCAAAAGTATGAAAATGAACTGTCTACCTGACTATCAAGTGGGCAACAAGACAGCTACAGGAAAAG TACGTTTGGCTCATGCCAGTAAGAGAGTTCTAGTCTTGGATGGGGGCACAAAGAACATTGTCTTTTCTGAGACAT AAGAATACCTTGAGTGGTTTATTGAAAGTTTCATAGCTGAGAAAAACATGGTAAGTATGGTTCTGGGGTGTGCCACTCCTGGTTGAGGCATTGCTGCCCTTCCCATCCAAGCATTTGATTAGCTTCCGATGGAAGCCATATCTCAAACCAACATCAATCTTATTGGTTCCCACTGTGGAGTATCCATGGGTGAAGCTGGACTCTTCCAAATGGTCCTAGAGAATGTAGTAATGTTCCGAAGCATTCCCAATTGCATCATTTTCTACCCAAGTGATTCCACTTTCACAGAGCATGTGATTTGTTGAGCTGCCAATACTAAGGAATATGCTTTATTCTGAACCATCCATCTGGAAACTTCAGTTTTTCATACCCCACAAGAAAATTTTGAGATTGGCCAAGTCAAAGTCATCTGTGAGAATGTTAACGACAAAGTCATAGTGATTGGAGCTGAAGTTACTCATCATGAAGTCTTAATAGCTGCTGATTATCTTTCTCAACAAGTTAATTCTGTCCGTGTTATCGACCCATCTACCATTAAACCCCCAGATACTGCCACTATTATCACCAATACAAAAGCTACAGGTGGCCAGGTTAGCACAGTGGAGGACGAATAGAGTGAAGGTGGCATTGGAGAAGCTTTGTATGCAGTCATGGCCAGGGAGCCTGATATCCTTACTCACCAGCTGGCAGTGTGAGGAATGCCTCAAAGTGGGAAACCCAGTGAATTGCTGGATATGTTTGGAATCAGTGCCAGACACATCATAGCTGCTGTGCAGCTATACTTTAATGAACTAAAATAG